Proteins co-encoded in one Alphaproteobacteria bacterium genomic window:
- a CDS encoding agmatine deiminase family protein, translated as MSNFLMPAEWAPQKRIWLSWPHNEADWPGKFAPVPYVFAEMVRLISRDQRVGLLVKDSKAEKDAKRLLKDAHANLKHVDFVIAPTDRGWLRDCGPIWVKSGKELVGLDWGFNAWAKYPNWKKDTIVPTHVLGFTEHAGLIPKHKGKQVTLEGGGIEVDGEGSIIVTEEWLLSKKQIRNPGFTRKDYEQVFAKYLGAENTIWLGNGIVGDDTHGHVDDITRFVAPGKIVTVVEHDKKDANYKLLQDNLKRLNKARDAKGKPFEVIDIPMPRPVMYDGERLPASYANFLICNKVVLVPVFNDVADKDALDTLQACFPTREVIGIYARDLVWGLGTIHCLTQQEPA; from the coding sequence ATGAGCAACTTCCTCATGCCCGCAGAGTGGGCGCCACAAAAACGTATCTGGCTTTCGTGGCCGCATAACGAGGCCGATTGGCCAGGTAAATTCGCGCCCGTACCTTATGTGTTTGCCGAAATGGTGCGCCTTATCTCGCGCGACCAGCGTGTGGGATTATTGGTGAAAGATTCAAAAGCAGAGAAAGACGCCAAGCGTCTGCTCAAAGATGCGCACGCGAATCTCAAACATGTCGATTTTGTGATAGCGCCGACCGATCGTGGTTGGCTGCGTGACTGCGGTCCCATCTGGGTGAAAAGCGGCAAAGAACTTGTCGGGCTGGATTGGGGTTTCAACGCGTGGGCGAAATATCCGAATTGGAAAAAAGACACGATCGTGCCGACCCATGTATTGGGCTTCACCGAGCATGCTGGCCTTATTCCCAAGCATAAGGGCAAGCAAGTAACGCTCGAAGGTGGCGGTATCGAGGTGGATGGTGAAGGTAGCATCATCGTGACCGAAGAATGGCTGCTGAGCAAAAAACAGATTCGCAACCCCGGCTTTACGCGCAAAGATTACGAACAAGTTTTCGCGAAATATCTGGGCGCAGAAAATACCATCTGGCTTGGCAACGGCATCGTGGGTGATGATACGCACGGCCATGTCGATGATATCACGCGTTTTGTTGCTCCCGGTAAAATCGTCACCGTGGTCGAGCACGACAAGAAAGATGCAAACTACAAATTGCTACAAGATAACCTGAAGCGCCTGAACAAGGCACGTGATGCAAAGGGCAAGCCTTTTGAGGTCATCGACATCCCCATGCCGCGCCCTGTGATGTATGACGGCGAACGCTTACCAGCGTCTTACGCAAATTTCTTGATTTGTAACAAGGTGGTGTTGGTGCCTGTCTTCAACGATGTGGCGGATAAAGACGCGCTCGATACGTTACAAGCTTGCTTCCCAACTCGCGAAGTCATCGGCATTTATGCGCGTGATTTAGTGTGGGGCTTGGGAACAATTCATTGCCTTACGCAGCAAGAGCCCGCCTAG
- a CDS encoding carbon-nitrogen hydrolase produces MSTNPYKIGIIQMSMSADPKANMDKAIALLRDAKKQGVQVACLPELFLSPYFCQSENHDYFKYAEPIPGPSTETLSKVAKELDMVVVASLFERRAAGVYHNTTVVFDADGTDLGIYRKMHIPDDPRYYEKFYFTPGDTGFKNFDTKYGRIGVLICWDQWFPEAARLTAMQGCSVIFYPTAIGWHPAEKEQYGEEQWNKWQTVMRGHAVANNVFIAAPNRTGLEKDTDGGALEFFGHSFICDTSGRYIEHADDHSQAILTATIDPAKVEKQRQYWPFFRDRRIDAYGKILEHPSA; encoded by the coding sequence ATGAGCACAAACCCATACAAAATCGGCATCATCCAGATGTCAATGTCCGCAGACCCAAAAGCCAACATGGATAAGGCGATTGCCTTGCTGCGCGATGCAAAGAAACAAGGCGTGCAGGTGGCTTGCCTGCCAGAGCTGTTCTTAAGCCCCTATTTCTGCCAGAGCGAAAATCACGACTATTTCAAATACGCTGAGCCAATCCCAGGCCCGAGCACCGAGACATTGAGCAAGGTTGCCAAGGAATTGGACATGGTGGTGGTTGCTTCGCTGTTCGAGCGCCGTGCTGCAGGTGTCTATCACAACACCACCGTGGTGTTCGACGCAGACGGTACGGATTTAGGCATCTACCGAAAAATGCATATTCCAGATGATCCACGTTACTACGAGAAATTCTATTTCACGCCGGGTGATACGGGCTTCAAGAATTTCGACACCAAATATGGTCGCATTGGCGTATTGATTTGCTGGGATCAATGGTTCCCCGAAGCTGCGCGCCTTACTGCCATGCAAGGCTGCAGCGTGATTTTCTATCCGACTGCGATTGGTTGGCACCCCGCCGAGAAAGAACAATACGGTGAAGAGCAGTGGAACAAATGGCAGACGGTGATGCGTGGTCATGCCGTTGCTAATAACGTATTCATTGCAGCACCGAACCGCACGGGTCTTGAAAAAGATACGGATGGTGGTGCGCTCGAATTCTTCGGCCACAGCTTCATTTGCGATACGTCTGGCCGTTACATCGAACATGCAGACGATCACTCGCAAGCTATCCTTACGGCGACGATTGACCCCGCAAAGGTCGAGAAACAGCGCCAATACTGGCCGTTCTTCCGTGACCGTCGTATCGATGCCTATGGCAAAATTCTTGAGCATCCAAGCGCGTAA
- a CDS encoding phosphomannomutase/phosphoglucomutase, which produces MNTLPDASLFRAYDLRGVFGKTLHAEDFYALGQAFASHVIDTVNCRTPQIVLMRDGRHSSPALAHAMREGLASAGATVLDAGVGPTPMCYFATHFLAADGSVMITGSHNPKDHNGAKFTCLGASVHGDALRTLRTRIETQELVRGRGHSEEVSIHEEYLAELKKALPIGLDVHDLNIVWDAGNGAAGDVIAALTKDSDTDALALYTTMDGSFPNHEPDPSKAANLVDLQKAVKSRSALMGLAFDGDGDRLGVVDERGKIISPDHLLMLFAKDVLSRKKDATIIADVKTSDAFFRQVALWGGHPLMWKTGHALIKDKMRDTKAAFAGEASGHIFFADEYYGYDDALYAAMRLIRIVVESKRPLSALIESLPALYSSEEWRIQYDDDKKFAVIESLAAMLTKDGASVNQLDGVRVTNEYGWWLIRASNTEDKLVARCEGYTAEGLQRQRSALADYLGRHKIGLPAAA; this is translated from the coding sequence ATGAACACTCTGCCCGATGCATCTTTGTTTCGCGCCTATGACTTACGCGGCGTCTTTGGTAAAACCTTGCACGCTGAGGATTTTTATGCGCTAGGTCAGGCCTTCGCAAGCCATGTAATTGACACCGTCAACTGTCGCACCCCCCAAATCGTTCTCATGCGCGATGGCCGCCATTCTTCGCCTGCTCTTGCCCATGCGATGCGCGAAGGTTTGGCCAGTGCGGGCGCGACGGTATTAGACGCAGGGGTAGGCCCCACCCCCATGTGTTATTTTGCTACGCATTTTCTAGCCGCCGACGGTTCGGTGATGATTACAGGTTCGCACAACCCGAAAGACCATAATGGCGCAAAGTTTACCTGTTTGGGCGCCAGCGTGCATGGCGACGCACTGCGTACGCTGCGTACGCGTATCGAAACGCAAGAACTCGTGCGTGGTCGTGGCCATAGCGAGGAAGTCAGCATTCACGAAGAATATCTCGCCGAGCTTAAAAAGGCGTTGCCCATCGGCTTGGACGTGCATGATCTCAACATTGTGTGGGACGCAGGCAATGGTGCCGCAGGCGATGTGATTGCCGCGCTGACCAAAGATTCTGATACGGACGCGCTCGCGCTCTATACAACGATGGATGGTAGTTTCCCTAATCATGAGCCGGACCCATCCAAAGCTGCCAATCTTGTTGATTTGCAGAAGGCTGTGAAGTCTCGTAGTGCATTAATGGGACTTGCCTTTGACGGCGATGGTGATCGCCTTGGGGTGGTCGATGAGCGCGGAAAAATCATATCACCTGACCATTTGCTCATGCTATTCGCCAAAGATGTGCTGAGCCGCAAAAAGGACGCCACCATTATTGCTGACGTCAAAACCAGCGATGCATTCTTCCGCCAAGTAGCGTTATGGGGCGGCCACCCACTGATGTGGAAAACAGGTCATGCGCTCATCAAGGACAAGATGCGCGATACCAAAGCTGCTTTTGCGGGTGAAGCAAGCGGCCATATCTTTTTTGCCGACGAATATTACGGCTATGACGACGCGCTCTATGCCGCGATGCGATTGATTCGTATTGTCGTGGAAAGCAAGCGTCCGCTCAGCGCGCTTATTGAATCGTTGCCTGCGCTGTACAGTTCAGAGGAATGGCGAATTCAGTACGATGACGACAAAAAATTCGCGGTGATTGAATCACTAGCTGCAATGCTTACGAAAGATGGCGCCTCGGTGAATCAGCTCGACGGTGTGCGCGTTACCAATGAATATGGTTGGTGGTTGATACGCGCATCCAATACGGAAGATAAGTTGGTCGCACGTTGCGAAGGTTACACGGCAGAAGGCCTGCAGCGCCAGCGCAGCGCACTTGCCGATTATTTGGGTCGTCATAAGATTGGATTGCCTGCGGCAGCCTAG
- a CDS encoding DUF2748 family protein, with protein MPNSNEYHLLHFIPAVEAWEMPPVLEQMAQQLVKSGRLRINADHERNFVKYSTVDSDRSFSARELTNPELLPKTRQTIAQSVPMGLGDAAIDDVLEQLHRELKKARGIDEAKELKVARVLMQSAHPAVMLLALREGAEFFVSYSHNVGDLMAMHFWQTHGTASGLQSAADEGLAIYVSCSGDPFFEGEEKTYTTDGWPALARMVVIAGQEIGHYADLRRTAHGITGRISADTYELAPSPACKAARDADRQRLMFLLDSWNQRGLGALLKAEQVVDFYSSRLRFSPRYVLAQMWRALVWVIFAARHIGALPTLHTYPRLRCATGLTHFVQDMAFNLSPNADAYRRDDPIEEEAIACIEALARVPQQVNKWGHGAVKLAIPNMYRLYYGSVIPNVTAALPNDLLELARKANKNNIIQLVIAKLRRLFSSRAGWHPKSSI; from the coding sequence ATGCCTAATTCCAACGAATATCATCTGCTGCATTTTATACCCGCCGTTGAGGCGTGGGAGATGCCGCCTGTGCTGGAACAAATGGCGCAGCAATTGGTGAAATCAGGCCGCCTGCGTATCAATGCAGACCATGAGCGTAACTTCGTGAAATACTCGACGGTGGATAGTGACCGTAGCTTCAGTGCCCGCGAGTTAACCAACCCCGAATTACTGCCTAAAACACGACAAACCATCGCGCAATCCGTGCCGATGGGGCTGGGTGATGCAGCGATAGATGATGTATTGGAGCAACTGCACCGCGAGCTGAAAAAAGCGCGCGGTATTGATGAAGCCAAAGAGCTTAAAGTCGCGCGTGTGCTGATGCAGTCAGCGCATCCTGCTGTCATGTTACTAGCGCTTCGTGAAGGTGCAGAATTCTTTGTGTCCTACTCGCATAATGTGGGTGATCTCATGGCGATGCATTTCTGGCAAACGCATGGCACGGCAAGCGGCCTGCAATCCGCAGCAGATGAAGGATTGGCGATTTATGTTTCTTGCAGTGGCGACCCGTTTTTTGAGGGTGAAGAAAAAACCTACACCACGGATGGCTGGCCAGCACTCGCGCGCATGGTGGTGATTGCAGGGCAAGAGATTGGGCACTATGCCGACCTTCGCCGCACAGCGCATGGCATTACTGGGCGCATCTCTGCTGATACGTATGAGCTTGCGCCAAGCCCCGCTTGCAAAGCAGCGCGTGATGCAGACAGGCAGCGCCTAATGTTTTTATTAGATTCATGGAACCAAAGAGGTCTTGGTGCATTACTCAAAGCTGAACAGGTCGTCGATTTTTATAGTAGTCGCTTGCGTTTTTCACCACGCTATGTGCTCGCGCAAATGTGGCGTGCACTCGTGTGGGTGATATTTGCAGCACGTCACATTGGGGCACTACCAACGCTGCACACTTATCCTCGCTTACGTTGCGCAACAGGTCTGACGCATTTCGTGCAGGACATGGCCTTCAATCTTAGCCCTAATGCCGATGCGTATCGCCGCGATGATCCGATAGAGGAAGAAGCCATCGCCTGTATCGAGGCATTGGCGCGTGTACCCCAGCAGGTGAATAAATGGGGTCATGGGGCAGTTAAATTAGCAATTCCTAATATGTATAGATTATATTACGGTTCCGTTATACCAAACGTCACGGCAGCCCTGCCAAATGACCTGCTGGAGCTAGCGCGCAAAGCCAATAAAAACAATATAATACAATTGGTTATAGCCAAGCTGCGCCGCCTGTTTTCCTCGAGGGCTGGCTGGCACCCCAAATCCTCGATTTAA